One segment of Bacillus alkalisoli DNA contains the following:
- a CDS encoding peptidase U32 family protein → MTTILNDKISKIVDGKRVIVKKPELLAPAGNLEKLKIAVRYGADAVFIGGQEYGLRSNADNFTHEEMAEGVQFAAKYGARIYVTTNIFAHNENIDGLDDYLIGLQDAGVHGIIVADPLIIETCRRVAPKLEVHLSTQQSLSNWKAVQFWKEEGLERVVLARETSAEEIREMKEKVDIEIETFIHGAMCIAYSGRCVLSNHMTARDSNRGGCCQSCRWDYDLYAVEGSDENPLYAEGDAPFAMSPKDLKLIESIPQMIELGIDSLKIEGRMKSIHYVATVVSVYRKVIDAYCADPENFQIQKEWLEELDKCANRETATAFFEGTPGYKEQMFGNHSKKTTFDFVGLVLDYDAETKMVTLQQRNYFKPGQEVEFFGPEIENFTQVIDKIWDEDGNELDAARHPLQIVTFKVDKPIYPYNMMRKEQ, encoded by the coding sequence ATGACAACAATTTTAAATGATAAAATTTCGAAAATAGTAGATGGAAAACGTGTAATAGTAAAGAAGCCTGAGTTACTTGCTCCAGCAGGTAACTTAGAAAAGTTAAAGATTGCTGTACGATACGGAGCGGACGCAGTATTTATTGGTGGACAAGAATACGGATTACGTTCCAATGCTGATAACTTCACACATGAAGAAATGGCAGAAGGTGTACAATTTGCTGCAAAATACGGTGCAAGAATTTATGTTACAACCAATATTTTTGCCCACAATGAAAATATTGACGGCTTAGATGATTACTTAATTGGACTACAAGATGCAGGAGTACACGGTATTATTGTTGCAGATCCGTTAATTATTGAAACATGTCGCCGTGTTGCACCAAAATTAGAAGTTCACTTAAGTACGCAACAATCTTTATCTAACTGGAAAGCTGTTCAATTCTGGAAAGAAGAAGGACTAGAGCGTGTTGTACTTGCTCGTGAAACAAGTGCAGAAGAAATTCGTGAAATGAAAGAAAAAGTAGACATCGAAATTGAAACGTTCATTCACGGTGCTATGTGTATTGCTTACTCTGGTCGTTGTGTATTAAGTAATCATATGACGGCTCGTGACTCTAACCGAGGTGGCTGTTGCCAATCTTGCCGTTGGGACTATGATTTATATGCTGTAGAAGGTAGCGATGAAAATCCACTTTATGCAGAAGGTGATGCACCATTTGCAATGAGTCCAAAAGACTTAAAATTAATTGAATCTATTCCTCAAATGATTGAACTTGGAATTGATAGTTTAAAAATTGAAGGAAGAATGAAATCTATTCATTACGTAGCAACAGTAGTAAGTGTATACCGTAAAGTAATAGATGCGTATTGTGCGGATCCAGAAAACTTCCAAATTCAGAAAGAATGGTTAGAAGAGCTAGATAAATGTGCAAATCGTGAAACTGCTACTGCGTTCTTTGAAGGAACTCCAGGGTATAAAGAGCAAATGTTTGGTAATCATAGCAAAAAGACGACGTTTGATTTTGTTGGATTAGTGTTAGACTATGATGCAGAGACAAAAATGGTAACATTACAACAAAGAAACTATTTCAAACCTGGACAAGAAGTGGAATTCTTCGGACCGGAAATTGAAAACTTTACACAAGTTATAGATAAGATCTGGGATGAGGACGGGAACGAACTAGACGCTGCTCGACACCCACTACAAATTGTTACATTTAAAGTAGACAAGCCGATCTATCCGTACAACATGATGCGAAAGGAGCAATAA
- the udk gene encoding uridine kinase, whose translation MGKKPIVIGVTGGSGSGKTSVTKSIYEHFQNQSILMIEQDYYYKDQSALPFEERLKTNYDHPLAFDNDLLIQHIEKLLQYQSINKPVYDYTQHTRSDEVIEVEPKDVIIVEGILVLEDERLRNLMDIKLYVDTDADIRIIRRMLRDIKERGRTIDSVIEQYVTVVRPMHNQFIEPSKRYADIIIPEGGQNHVAIDLMVTKIQTILEQKSIL comes from the coding sequence ATGGGGAAGAAACCGATTGTTATTGGTGTAACCGGAGGATCTGGCTCTGGTAAAACAAGTGTTACAAAATCTATTTATGAGCATTTTCAAAATCAATCGATTTTAATGATAGAGCAAGATTACTATTATAAAGATCAATCAGCATTACCATTTGAAGAACGTTTAAAAACGAATTATGATCACCCGTTAGCGTTCGATAATGATTTATTAATTCAGCATATTGAAAAATTACTTCAATATCAATCCATTAATAAGCCAGTCTACGATTATACACAGCATACTCGTTCTGACGAAGTAATAGAGGTAGAACCGAAAGATGTAATAATTGTAGAAGGTATTTTAGTATTAGAAGATGAAAGATTGCGTAACTTAATGGATATAAAACTTTACGTAGATACAGATGCTGATATTCGAATTATCCGCCGTATGTTACGTGACATTAAAGAGCGTGGACGTACAATTGATTCTGTCATCGAGCAATATGTTACAGTTGTTCGCCCGATGCACAATCAATTTATTGAACCGTCGAAGCGATATGCGGATATTATTATCCCAGAAGGCGGACAAAATCATGTTGCAATAGACTTAATGGTAACAAAAATTCAAACAATTCTTGAACAAAAGTCAATTTTGTAA